From Medicago truncatula cultivar Jemalong A17 chromosome 7, MtrunA17r5.0-ANR, whole genome shotgun sequence, a single genomic window includes:
- the LOC11427062 gene encoding alpha-mannosidase At3g26720 — MMINTVVLFTVLVAVIHVVNSEYIEYNITQRIIPDKINVHLVPHSHDDVGWLKTVDQYYVGSNNSIRGACVQNVLDSVISSLLEDPNRKFIYVEMAFFQRWWRQQSKAKKLKVKDLVNSGQLEFINGGMCMHDEATPHYIDLIDQTTLGHQFIKDEFGKNPRVGWQIDPFGHSAVQAYLLGAELGFDSLFFARIDYQDRAKRLKEKTLEVVWQGSRSLGSSSQIFTGIFPRHYDPPDGFTFEINDVSQPIQDDVLLFDYNVEERVNDFVSAALAQANVTRTNHIMWAMGTDFRYQYANSWFRQMDKFIHYVNQDGRVNALYSTPSIYTDAKYAANEQWPLKIDDFFPYADHPNAYWTGYFTSRPALKGYVRTMSGYYQAARQLEFFKGRNESGPNTDALADALALAQHHDAVSGTERQHVAADYAKRISIGYDEAESLVASVLALLVNQKSSSHVINPVTGFQQCPLLNISYCPPSEATLANGKSMVIVVYNPLAWKREEVIRIPVSTAEVFVQDSSGKEIESQLLPISNITLSIRKKYVKAYVGTAPAGDLKYWLAFPVSVPPIGFGTYVVSSPKHTGHISTISTEFRSEESTNNSIEVGQGNLKLLYSADEGKLTQYVNNRNLVTTSVEQSYSFYSGYVGDDKDSQASGAYVFRPNGSFPIKSDQQASFTVLRGPILDEVHQQINPWASQIVRIYKEKEHAEVEFTIGPIPVDDGLGKEVITQFSTTMTTNKTFYTDSNGRDFIKRIRDFRTDWDLEVNQPVAGNYYPVNLGVYLQDSDIELSVLVDRSVGGSSLVDGQIELMLHRRMLHDDVRGVGEILNETVCIADKCEGLTIQGKLFLRIDRKGEGAKWRRTLGQELYSPLLLAFTEQDEDNWLHSKKPTFSGIDSSYSLPNNTALLTLQEFGNGKVLLRLAHLYEVGEDKDYSVTANVELKKLFPNKKISKVTEMSLSANQERAEMEKKRLVWKVEGSSEESKVVRGGPVDPAKLVVELVPMEIRTFFVDFNPLQTVPAAEKHVAI, encoded by the exons ATGATGATCAATACGGTGGTGCTATTCACCGTTTTGGTGGCTGTGATTCATGTAGTGAATTCAGAGTACATAGAATACAACATCACACAGAGGATTATCCCAGACAAAATAAACGTGCACTTGGTTCCTCACTCACATGATGATGTTGGTTGGCTTAAGACCGTTGATCAGTACTACGTTGGATCCAACAACTCCATTAGA GGTGCATGTGTGCAGAACGTGCTTGATTCTGTTATATCATCACTCTTGGAGGATCCAAATCGCAAGTTTATCTATGTTGAAATG GCATTTTTCCAGAGATGGTGGAGGCAGCAAAGTAAAGCTAAGAAACTTAAAGTCAAAGATCTTGTCAACTCGGGTCAGCTCGAATTCAT aaatggtGGTATGTGCATGCATGACGAGGCCACCCCGCATTACATTGACCTGATTGATCAGACCACTCTTGGGCATCAATTTATCAAAGATGAGTTTGGTAAGAATCCAAGAGTTGGCTGGCAGATTGATCCGTTTGGCCATTCTGCAGTTCAGGCTTACTTGCTTGGAGCTGAG CTAGGATTCGATTCACTCTTTTTTGCTAGAATTGATTACCAAGATAGAGCCAAACGATTAAAGGAGAAAACTCTAGAGGTTGTTTGGCAAGGTTCCAGGTCCCTTGGTTCTTCTTCACAA ATATTTACTGGGATATTTCCCAGGCATTATGATCCTCCTGATGGATTCACGTTTGAGATAAATGATGTTTCCCAACCTATTCAG GATGACGTTCTACTGTTTGACtataatgttgaagaaagagtcAATGACTTTGTATCTGCTGCCTTGGCTCAG GCTAATGTGACCAGGACGAATCACATAATGTGGGCAATGGGGACAGACTTCCGCTATCAATATGCTAATTCATGGTTTAGGCAGATGGATAAGTTTATTCACTATGTCAATCAG GATGGTCGAGTCAATGCATTGTATTCAACACCATCTATCTACACTGATGCAAAATATGCAGCTAATGAGCAGTGGCCTCTTAAAATTGATGATTTCTTCCC GTATGCTGATCATCCAAATGCATATTGGACTGGTTATTTTACAAGTAGGCCAGCTTTAAAGGGTTACGTGAGAACAATGAGTGGTTATTATCAG GCAGCAAGGCAGTTGGAATTTTTTAAAGGGAGGAATGAATCAGGACCAAATACCGACGCATTAGCTGATGCTTTAGCGCTTGCTCAGCACCATGATGCTGTTAGTGGGACAGAAAGACAGCATGTTGCTGCTGATTATGCAAAGCGGATTTCAATAGGCTATGACGAG GCAGAAAGCTTGGTTGCATCTGTACTTGCTTTATTGGTAAACCAAAAATCAAGTTCGCATGTGATAAACCCAGTAACAGGCTTCCAGCAG TGCCCTCTCCTTAATATAAGCTACTGTCCTCCGTCAGAAGCTACCTTGGCTAATGGAAAAAGCATG GTGATTGTTGTTTACAATCCTCTTGCTTGGAAGAGGGAGGAAGTGATTCGAATTCCT GTTTCCACTGCAGAGGTTTTTGTCCAGGACTCTTCTGGGAAGGAAATTGAGTCTCAGCTTCTGCCTATATCTAATATCACTTTGagcataagaaaaaaatatgtcaaaGCATATGTAGGAACAGCCCCTGCTGGGGACCTCAAGTATTGGCTTGCATTTCCAGTATCGGTACCTCCCATTGGTTTCGGCACCTATGTAGTATCAAGTCCTAAACATACGG GTCATATTTCAACTATCTCAACGGAGTTCAGATCAGAAGAAAGTACTAATAATAGCATAGAAGTTGGACAAGGGAATTTAAAGCTGCTTTATTCTGCAGATGAAGGAAAATTGACTCAGTATGTTAACAATAGAAATCTA GTTACAACATCAGTTGAACAATCATACAGCTTTTATTCTGGATACGTTGGGGATGATAAAGATTCTCAG gcTTCTGGGGCATACGTCTTCCGTCCAAATGGCTCGTTTCCCATTAAATCTGATCAGCAG GCATCTTTTACTGTCCTGCGTGGTCCGATATTGGATGAAGTACATCAACAGATCAATCCATGGGCATCTCAG ATTGTGAGGATATATAAGGAAAAGGAGCATGCTGAAGTTGAGTTCACA atTGGGCCTATACCTGTGGATGATGGCCTTGGCAAAGAAGTTATTACTCAATTTTCAACTACAATGACGACCAACAAGACATTCTACACAGATTCTAATGGACGTGACTTCATTAAAAGG ATTCGAGATTTCAGGACTGATTGGGATCTAGAAGTGAACCAACCCGTAGCTGGAAACTATTACCCA GTTAATTTAGGAGTATATTTGCAAGATAGCGATATAGAACTCTCGGTCTTGGTGGACCGCTCAGTTGGGGGTTCCAGTTTGGTAGATGGTCAAATAGAGTTGATGCTCCACAG GAGGATGCTTCATGATGATGTAAGAGGTGTTGGAGAGATACTTAATGAAACTGTTTGCATTGCTGATAAATGTGAAGGCTTAACT ATACAAGGAAAACTGTTCCTTAGAATTGACCGTAAAGGTGAGGGTGCTAAATGGCGTCGTACACTTGGCCAGGAATTATATTCACCGTTGCTGTTGGCTTTCACGGAGCAG GATGAGGATAATTGGTTGCATTCAAAAAAACCAACATTTTCTGGCATAGACTCTTCCTACAGTTTACCAAACAACACTGCTCTTCTAACTCTGCAG GAATTTGGAAATGGAAAAGTACTCTTAAGACTGGCTCACCTTTATGAG GTTGGAGAGGACAAAGATTATTCGGTAACTGCAAATGTAGAATTGAAAAAACTTTTCCCTAACAAGAAG ATAAGTAAAGTGACAGAGATGAGTTTGTCTGCCAATCAAGAAAGAGCTGAAATGGAAAAGAAGAGATTAGTTTGGAAGGTAGAAGGCTCCAGTGAAGAGTCTAAGGTGGTGAGGGGAGGACCAGTTGATCCTGCAAAGCTGGTTGTTGAACTTGTTCCAATGGAAATTCGGACATTCTTTGTTGACTTTAATCCCCTTCAAACAGTTCCTGCAGCAGAAAAGCATGTAGCAATCTAG